Below is a window of Flammeovirga kamogawensis DNA.
CGTAGGTATCTCCTTTTATTTCCTGATTAATAATACATTTTGATATCCACCCGTTAGAACGGTTTAAATCATATGATGACGTCATTGTTCCTCCACCGTCAAAGCGAGTTAACATTCCGTTTGTCATTGTAAATTCTTTATTGTTTGGGTCTGTCGTAATAGTAGATTTACCTTCTAAAATTACTTCGGTTTTGGAAACTGATGCCATTGTAAACTCTGTAGTAACATCTGCTTTTATTGCATTATCTAAAGTATATTTTGTCTGCCATTTACTTCCTTTTTTAACTATTTCAGAGGGATAAATAGCCGTAATCGACTCAATATTTGTAGTCAAATTCTTTTCTCCATAAGATTGTTTTAACTGAGCAATTACCTGATCTCTCTGCATTGATGGAATATCTTGTGTTTCCGCTGAGATCTGTTCCCATAATTTATCAATTCCGCTAAGTGCAATCACTTTTCCTTTGGCTGTCAACTGTACTTCAAATCGTTTACTTATCATTGCTGATAAAATTTTAGAAAAAGGGTCTTCTGATTTTGTAGAAGAAAATGTTTGCATTTCAGGCCCCATCTGAAT
It encodes the following:
- a CDS encoding DUF6263 family protein; translation: MKRFFNVLFIMFLVMMNAYAQKVDLSLKLQKGNNYNQNSISNVVINQTVNGQSMTINMDNESKSVFHVKEIKENVYIMDVYFTELEVGIQMGPEMQTFSSTKSEDPFSKILSAMISKRFEVQLTAKGKVIALSGIDKLWEQISAETQDIPSMQRDQVIAQLKQSYGEKNLTTNIESITAIYPSEIVKKGSKWQTKYTLDNAIKADVTTEFTMASVSKTEVILEGKSTITTDPNNKEFTMTNGMLTRFDGGGTMTSSYDLNRSNGWISKCIINQEIKGDTYVKAQGQEMKIPQTITTFIKVDDKTEVE